In the Thermus neutrinimicus genome, TCCGGGGCCTTTTGGAGAACGTGGAGCGCTGGGGGGGGAGGCTTGCCGTGGTACAGGCTTCGCCCCGCTCCCTTGCGGAAGCCTTTGGCCCATACTTCCACCGGGTCCTTCTGGATGCCCCGTGTTCCGGGGAAGGCATGTTCCGTAAGGACCCGGAGGCCATCCGCCACTGGGGTCCTGGGGCCCCCAGGCGGGCTTCCCAAGTGCAAAAGGGGCTTCTCTCCCAGGCGGCAAGGCTTGTGGGGCCAGGGGGGGTTTTGGTTTACTCCACCTGCACCTTTGCCCCCGAGGAAAACGAGGGGGTGGTGGCCCACTTCCTAAGGGAGCATCCGGGGTTCCAGCTGGAGGAGGCCCGCTACCATCCCCTTTTCGCCCCTGGGGTGCCCGAGTGGGGGGATGGCAACCCGGAACTCAGCAAGACCGCCCGCCTCTGGCCTCACCGCCTCGAGGGGGAGGGGCACTTCCTGGCCCGCTTCCGCAAGGAGGGGGGTAGCTGGGGCACGCCGCCTAAGGAACGCATTCCCCCCTTGAGCCAAGAGGCCCGGAAGGCCCTTGCGGCTTTCCTGGAGGAAGCGGGCTTGGATCTGGAAGGCCCCATCTGGGAGCGCTCGGGCCACCTTTACCTGGTGCCGGAGGGGCTTCCGTCCTTGGCCGGCCTCAAGGCCCCGGCCCCCGGGCTTTACCTGGGCCTAGTGCAAAAGGGACGCTTCCGTCCCGCCAAGGCCTTAGCCTTGGCCTTCGGCGCCACCTTGCCTTGGCCCCAGCTTCCCCAAGTGGCCTTGCCCCCGGAAGACCCCCGGGCCTTAGCCCTGGCCACCGGCGAGGGGGTGGCGTGGGAAGGGGAGGACCTCCCGCTTGCCCTCCTGGTCCTGAGGACGGGGGCAGGGGAGTTTCCCTTGGACTTCGGCAAGGCCAAGGCGGGGGTGCTCCGGCCAGTGGGGGTGGGGCTTTAGGCCACTCACCCTACGAGGACAGCACCCAGGCTCGCCAGGGCTTCGTCATGGGATATGCGGACGGAACGGCCTCGCCCCTAGGCTTACGGAGCGGGTTGGGCTAAGGGTTTTGGTCAAAAAGAGCAAACCCCTCGAGGGCCTCCTTCCAAAGGCCGAAGGCCTCCTCCAGGGTGGCTTCCGGAAGGGGCGTTACCCTGAGGTGCCCCAGGCCCAGGGGAACCACCCAGTGGAGGTTTTCGGAAACCTTCTTTTTGTCCCTGAGGAGGTAGGGGAGGAGGTCTTCCCAGGAAACCCGAGGGAGGGGAGGGGGAGAAAGCCACCGCAGGAGGCGGAGGACCAAGGGGGTGAGGTCCTCCCCTCCCAGGAGTTTGCCCAGAAGAGCGGCGTAGAGGAGGCCATAGGCCACCGCTGCCCCGTGGGGCAGGGCGTGGTGGGTGTAGGCCTCCAGGGCGTGGCCCAGGGTGTGGCCCAGGTTTAACAGCCTCCTCTCCCCCTTTTCCGTGGGGTCTTGCTGGGTGATCCTCACCTTCACCCCCACCGCCTGGGCCAAGTAGGCCTCGAGGCAGGGGTTTTCCGGGGTAAGGCCCTCCACCTCTAAAAGCCCTTCCTCTCCGGAGATGATCCCGTGCTTGAAGGCCTCCACCAAACCCTCCTTGAAGGTGAAGGGGGAGAGGGTTTTGAGGGTCCTGAGTTCCGCGTACACCCCCTGGGGAAAGTGGAAGGCCCCCACCAGGTTTTTCCCCTCAGGGAGGTTGATGCCGGTCTTACCCCCCACGCTGGCGTCCACCACGCCCAAGGTGGTGGTGGGGAAGGAGAGGTAGGGGATTCCCCGGAGGTAGGTGGCGGCCACAAACCCCCCCAGGTCGGTGAGGGTTCCTCCCCCCACCACCAGCAAGGTGGTGTTCCGGGGTAGGGCCCTTTGGGCCAGAAAGGAGAGGGCCTGGCCGTAGACGGCCAGGGTTTTTGCCCCCTCTCCTCCCTCCAGTCCCAAGCGGTGCTCCACCCCTAGGCGCTCGGCCACCTTCTGGGCGAAGCCCTCCACCTTGCGGTCGTAGAGGAGGGCCAGGGGGCCTTCCAGGGGGGGTAGCTCCTCCAGAACCCCTTCCCCGATCAGAATGGGATAGGAAACGGGATTATGGACGGTTAGCCTTTGCATAGCTCCAAAGCTTCTCCACGATCTCCTCCACCACCTCCTCCACCTTGCGGTTGTCGGTGGAGACGTGCACGTGGGCTTCCCGGTAGATGGGGGTGCGGGCCTCGAGGAGGGTCCTTATCCTCTCCAGGGGATTTTCCACCTGCAGAAGGGGTCTTCCCCCGGGTTTGCGGGTGGCTCTTTCCAGGATGGTTTCCGGGCTGGCCCAAAGGGCTACCACCGGCCCCCTGGCCAGAAGCCGCCTGCGGTTTTCTGGGTCCACGAAGGTGCCCCCGCCCAGGGAAAGGACCAGGTACTCCTTGCCGAGAAGCTCCCCTACCGCCTCGCGCTCCATCCCCCGGAAGGCTTCCTCCCCCAGGTGGCGGAAGATGTCGGGGATGGAGATCCCCGTGCGCCTTTCTATGTAGCGGTCCAGGTCGATGAAGTGGAGCATGAGGGCGCGGGCCAGCTCCCTGCCGATGCGGCTTTTCCCCACCCCCATGAAGCCGGTGAGGCTGATGAAGGTGGCGGGACGGGGAATCTCCAGGCGGGTCATGGAGCCATCCTACGCCCTCAGTAGGCGAGGACCCGGGCCTTGTAGCGGTCCACTCGTTCCTGTACCTCCTCCAGGGTATCCCCGCCGAACTTCTCCAGGTAAGCCTGGGCCAAGACGATGGCGGAGAGGGCGCAAAGGATCACGCTGGCCGCGGGCACGGCGGTGACGTCAGAGCGCTCCCTGGCGGCGTCCGCGGGCTCGTGGGTTACCACGTCCACGGTGGGGAGAGGTTTCATCAAGGTGGCGATGGGTTTCAGGGCGGCCCTCAGGATGAGTTCCTCCCCGGTGGTCATGCCCCCCTCGAGGCCCCCCGCCCGATTAGTCTTACGGTAAAAGCCCCGATCCGGGCTCCAGTAGATGGGGTCATGGACCTCCGAGCCCCGCTTCATGGCGTTTTGGAAGGCGGGACCGATTTCCATCCCCTTCACCGCGGGAATGGAAAGGGCCATCTGGGCCAGGCGGCCATCCAGCTTGCGGTCCCAGTGCACGTGGCTTCCCAGGCCCGGCACCAGGCCGCGGAAGCGGGCCTCGATCACCCCGCCTAAGGTGTCCCCTTCCGCCTTGGCTTGGTCTATGCGGCGGATCACCTCGGCCTCGGCCTCGGGATCGGTCATGCGCAAGGGGCTTTCCTCTATGCGGGGCACCAGGTCCCAGGAAAAGGGAACCTGGGCCCACACCCCCGCCATACCCGGCACGTACCCTGTCCCCTCAACCCCAAGAAGGCTCAAGAACTTCAGGGCCACCGCTCCCACTGCCACCCGCATGGCGGTCTCCCGGGCGCTGGCCCGTTCCAGCACGTCCCTTAGGTCCTTGTGGCCGTACTTCATTCCCCCGGGGAGGTCGGCGTGGCCGGGGCGGGCGGCGGTGAGGGCCTTTTTGCGGGGTGCGTTCCCTGGGGCAGGGTCCATGATCTCCACCCAGTTGCGGTGGTCGGCGTTCTTGATGGCCAGGGCCACTGGGGCTCCCGTGGTGCGCCCTGCCCGAACGCCAGCCCGGAACTCCACCCGGTCCGTCTCAATGGCCATGCGCCGTCCCCGGCCGTAACCCTTCTGGCGCCTTTCCAGCCAGGGGCGGATGTCCTCCTCGGTGAGGGGGATACCGGCGGGTAGGCCCTCGATGATGGCCAAGAGCTCGGGGCCATGGGACTCGCCTGCGGTGAGAAACCTCATGGGCCTATTTTAGGGGAGCTTTTCCCCGATTAACCCTGGAAGGCGGGGAGAGCAATAGGGTACAGCATCATGCCCCCGGACGATGCCCCTCAGCCTGAGGGGCCTGGGGTTACCCAAGGAAGGCTGAAGCCGGGGATGGTCCTTCCAGGCCCCACCTTCCCCGGCTTCGGGAATGCTAACGGCTTGCGGTTTCCTTCAGGATGTCGGCGGTGATGACCACCAGGAGCTCCCGGTCGGTGGTTTCCTGGGTGCGCTGCTTGAAGAGTTCCCCGATCAGGGGAATGTCCATGAGGAGGGGGACCCCCTGCTGCACCTGGTTGTTTTCCTGGGAGGTGAGACCCCCGAGGACCACGGTCTGCCCGTCCCGCACCCTCAAGGTGGTGGTCACCACCTGCTTGGTGAAGCGGTCCACATCCCCGTCCACAGGGTTGCGCTGGACGTTTCCGGAAACCTCCGCCTTGATGTTGAGGAGGATCTGCCCGTCGGCGGTGATCTGGGGGGTAACTTCCACGATGATCCCGATATCGAAGGGCACCCGCTCCACCCGGTCCCCCACCACCCGGCGGATGAGGAAGGTTTCCCCCGATTGGAGGCGGGCGGTCTGGTTGTTGAGCACGGTCTGGTTAACGTCCCTCAGGGCCCGGGAAAGCCCCTGGCGCTGGAGGGCCTCGAGGGTGGCGATGATGTTCAAGGCCGCCAGACTCCGGGTGCTGTCAAAGATGAGGGAAAGCCCCGTGTCCAGGATGCTGGCCGCCACGTTCCCGCCGGCGATGGTGTTCCACTTGAGGCCCAGGTTGCGGGTGAAGTTGGACTGCACCTCCTGGATGCGCACCCTCAGGTTCACCTGGGGCACCGCCTGGTCCAGCCGGGGGATAAGGCCTTCCACCAGGGCCAGATCCTCCTGGGTACCCGTGACGATCAGGGTGTTGGTGCGCTCGTCCGCCACCACCGTGGCCTGGCGGGCGGGGGCTTGGGGCTGGGCCTGGCCCTGGGGAGCCTGCGCCTGCCGGGCCTGCAAGGCTTCCTGGAGCACCTTGGCCAGCTCCGAGGCCTTGGCGTTGGAAAGCTGGTAGGAGCGCTGGAAGACGGGCGGTCCCTGCTCGGGGGCCCGGTCGATCTGGGCCAGGAGGTTCTCCACCTCGGCAAGCTGTTTCTCCGTGCCCCGCACGGAGAGGACCGGTTGCCCCGGAACCGTCTGCACCACGATCCCCGGCACCTCCCGGGCCAGGAAGGGGGCCACCTTTTCGGCGTCAGCGAAGCGCAAGGGGTAAAGCCTGCGCGCCGTGGCCTCCTGGGTGGGCGGGGCCACCTGGGGAGGCACATCTGCGGCCTTGAGGATCTCGGCGAAGAGGGCCTGGTCTGCCTCGGTGGCTTCCAGGAGGAGGGCCTTGGGATTCCCCGGGACAGCCTCGAGGCGAGCCCCCTTAAGCTCCTTGTCCAGAAGGGGTTTCAGCCTCTCCTGGGCCTCGGGGAAGGTAAGGTTCTGCAAGGAATAGACCCGGCGCACCACGGGGGTGGGTTTGGGCACGTCCGCGGCCTTGAGGAGTTCGCTGAGGCGGGCGTGGTCCTCCTCGGTGGCGGTGATTAGGGCCCGCTTGGGGTCGGTGGGGACCACGGCGATCTGGGCGTTGGGTACCTGGTTTTGCAGGAAGGCGCTGAGCTCGGAAAAGGTGGCGTGGGTGAGGGTGTAGGTGCGCTCCACCCGGGGCTTGGGCAGGGTGAGGGCGGGCAGGGGGCGGAAGTCAATCCCCGCCCTCTGGAGGATGTCCGAGAAGCGGAGGTGCTGCTCGGGGGTGGCGAGGACGGAGAGGAGGGCTTTTAGCTTGCTTCCCTCCTCCACCACGATCCAGTTCACGCTGAGCCCCGCCGCCTCCCGGGAGAGGAAGGGCAGGAGGTCGTTTTGCACCCAGCCCTTGGCCCCCTCTATGTTCACCAGGGTGCGGGCCTGCCCCTGGGCATCGGTTTCCGTGCGCCGGTAGGCGATTTCGGGGATGGCCACCAGGTAGGGCTTGCGCTCCGCTGCCCCAGTGCGGCTTGGAGCGTCCACCAAGGCGGTGATCACCTGGGTGGGGGCCACCACCACCACATCCGGGGGCAGGAAGAGGTAGTCCAGGTTGAACTGGGTGCCGTAGGTGGCAAAGAGGAGGTCCCAGACCTCGCGGAAGGGCTTGCCCTGGAAGTCCAGCTTGATGTTGGGCAAGGGAGGCTGGGCCTTGGCGGGATCACCGGTGAGGTCATAGGCCCGGTAGATGAGGGGCTGCAGGCCCACGCTCCGGGCCAGGGCTTCCAACACCACGTCCAAGGGCAGGGTAAGCCCGGCCCGCACCTGGCTTTCGGAAACCTTCAGATCCACCTTGGCGTCAAAGCGGGGTTCCTGGGGGAGGCTTCCCGCCAGGGCCCCCATGCCCAGGGCCATAAGGCTGGGTATCACAAGTTTTATAAGTGCCTTTCTCACTGACCACCTCCTGCCTGTGTGTTCTCTAAGGCGATCTCCAAGCTTTCGTCCTTTAGCGCCAGCACTACCCGGTCGCTTTCTATACGGCGGAGCACGGCCTCGCTACCCGGAAGGGGGCTACCCGCGGGGAGCACCAGGTATCCTTCCTTGCTTTCCAAAATGGCCACGCTCACTGGGCCTAGAAGCGTGCCTGCCAGCCTGAGGCCCTTTTCCTCCACCAGGGTCTGCAAGGGGGTTTTGGGGGGCGTGGGAGGAGGGGCTGGAGAGGGTGCGGCCTTGGCTTCCTCCTTTGGGGTCTGGGGTGCCCTGGGTAAGGGAGCCTCCACCAGGCCAGCGGGCGGGGTGAGGACGGGTACGGCTTCCACTTGGGCTTTGGGAGCCTCCGCCCGGAGAGCCGGGGCGAGGACCTTGGGAGCGGGCAGGGCCCCTTGGCTTCCCGGAAGAGGACGGGGCTGGCTGGGAACGCTTGGGGTGGGCAGGGGTGTTCCCTGGGTTACCCGGATGGGGGCCCCTGTGGGCACGGGCGCGGGCCTAGGTGCCGGGGCAGGGGAGGGCACGGGGGGAGAGGCTGGGGCCTCCACCACCAGGGGCACAAAGGGGTTTGGAAGCGGGGCTTCTTGCTGGACCTTGGGTACGGGCAAGGGGGGACTCGAGGTGGCCTGGGGGGCCTTAGGGGGCGTCTGGGAGGAAGGGGCTTCGGGGCCGGACTTGGTGGGTTGGCCTTGGGAGGGGGTTTCGGCAAGGGGTGGGATGGGTGGGGCCTCTATGGCCCTGGGGGCTTCCGCACCCGGGCTAGGAGCCGGAGGCTGGCTGGGGGTGGGTTGCCCCTGCAGGGGCACCTGGGCCGGCAGGTAGAAGCCCACGTACCAAAGGGTCACGGCGCCCACCAGGAGTAGGCCCGCCAGGAGGAGCTTGGTGGACTGGGGTAGGTTGCGCCAGGCTTCGGCCAGGCGTGGGAGAAGGGATTTCACCGACCACCTCCTTGCGCCGCTGGCGGCGGGGGAGCCGCTTGCGTCTGGGTAGCGCCTTCAGGCTGGCCGAGATCCTTGGCCAGCATGTAGAGGGTCAGGGTCAGGCTGGTGGAGAGGAGGGGGTTTAGGTCCTGGCCCTGGACGCTGAGGTTGAGCCCGGAGAGGGAGCTGAAACGGGAAAGCCCTTCCAGGCGCCTTAGGTAGGCATAGGTTTCGGGGAAGGGCGCCTCGAGGGAAAGGGCCAGGTTCACCGCCCGCACCTCCGGCACCGGGGCCGAGGTGGGGGAGCGGGTGAAGGAGCGCACCGTGACCCCGCTCCTTATGGCCTCGGTTAGGATCTCGTTCAGGACCTGGGAAAGCCGTTCCTCCTTGGGAAGCGCCCTTAGGAAGGCTTGGCGCTCGGCTTGCAGCTCGGCGATGGCGGCCCGGAGCTCCGGCAGGGCCCGCTGGGCCTGCCTTCCCCTATCCCGCTCGGGGATGAGGGCGTTGATCTCCTGGCGTACGGTTTCCGTTTCCTGGCGCATGGGGGTGATAAGGAGGAAGTACCAAAGGAGGGCCACCACCAGGGTGAGGGCAATGGCGATCAGGGCCCATTCCCGCTGTCCCAGCCTAGCGAGCACTTTCCCCACCTCCCACCAGGCCCACCCGGGCGCTAAAGGTGTAAAGCCCCCGGTTCTGATCCAGGGAGGCCCCTTGGAACTCTATGCCAAAACGGGGTGAGGCCTCAAAGGACCGTACGAAGTTTACCAGGGCGTTTTGGTTCAGGGCTTCCCCCTGGAGGGTGAACTCCACCCGCACCTTCTTGCCGTCATAGGTGCCTGCCTGGGCCATCCGGTTGGCCTCGTCCTCGGGAATGGCCCGGGTACCCACGGAGCGCAGGGCCACGGGAAGCCGGCCCCCTTCCTGCGGAATCTGCCGGATAAAGGCTGCCAGGTACTCAGACCAGGGGACGAAGTTCTTCTTAAGGCTTTCCCGGATGGCGAGGAGGGCCTCGAGGGCCTTCCTCTCCTGCACCAAGCGGTTTTGCTCGGCGATGAAGGGTTTTAGGGCCTCCACCTCTGCCTTCAGGGCATCCCTTTCCTGCTTGGCCAGGGTAAGTTCGGTGTAGGCGGTGTAGTGGAGAAAGCCCAACAGGGATAGCACCAGCAGGGCGAAGGCTCCCGCCGCCAGGCGCCACCAGCCCGGCTCCACGCGGCGGCGCAGGTTCTTCGGGAGAAGGTTAAGCCTAATCAAGGGGCATCACCCCCCGTAAGGCCAGGCCCACGGGCACCAGGAACTCTGGCCCCATCTCCCTTAGCTTTTCCAGGTCAAAGCGTTTGGGGTCCACCTGGATCCCCTGCCAGGGGTCGGGGACGGTGAAGTTGACCCCCAGGGTATCGGTAAGCAGGGTGGACAGGCCCCTAAGCCGGCTTCCCCCGCCATAGAGGTACCCTACCTCCGGCTGCACGTCCCCCAGTTGCACCCGAAAAAACTCCAGGCTCCGGCGGATCTCCTGGGTGAGTTCCACCAGGATGGGCCGGATGGCGTCGTAGATTTTGGCGGGGCTGTACCGCTCCCTCTCGGCGTCGAAATCCAGAAGGAGTTCCTCGTCCTCGGTGGGGATGGTGGCGAGGCCGTAGGTGCGCTTCACCTCCTCGGCGGTGAGGAAGTCCAGGCCGAAGCTTTTCCCAATGGCCTCGGTGAAGTCCTTGCCGGAGAGGGTGAGGATCCGCACCGCCAAGGGGCGGTCTCCCCTGAGGAGGACCAGGCTGGTGCTTTCCGCCCCGATTTCCACGGCCACGGAAACCCCTTCCGGGTCGCTGCTGAGCTGGGCCTCGAGGGGATAAAGCCCGGCAAAGGGTTTCACATCCAAGACGATGGGGGTCAGGCCTGCTCCCCGCAGGGCTTCCAACAAGGAGGCCACCGCCTCCTGCCGGGCCGCCCCCACCATCACCTCCACCTGCTCCCCCTCGGCCACCTCGGCCAGGGGGTCCAGGGGGGCGAAGTCCAGGACCACCTCGTCAATGGGAAAGGGGATGTACCGCTCCGCTTCCCAGCGCACCGCCTCCTCCATCTCCTTTAGGGGCATCTTGGGTACCTGAAGGGTGCGCAGGATCACGCTGGGGTTGGGCACGGCGGTTACCACGTAGCGCTTTTTGGTCCGGGCTTCGGCAAGGAGTTCCTTGAGCTCCTGGGCCAGGGCCTGGGGTTCGGCGATCACCCCCTCCACCAGCGTTCCCGGGGGTGTGGGCCGGGTGGCCAGGGCCCTGAGGGCGGGAGGGTTTCCGGAGAGTTCCACCAGCTTCAGGTGGGCGGCTCCGATCTCCAGGCCCAGCGCCTCCACGCGGGGTTGGAATAGCTTGCTAAAACCCGAAAGCACGTTACCTCCTTAACACCAGGCGGTGCGGCCGCTATAAGCCATAGGCGAACCTGCTTGCAGTATACACGGTCTTACCTGGGATGGGGAAGAGGAGGTCCCTAGCATTCCCTAAGTGATTTTAGCCGTGGGCCCCTTAAGGAAAACCTACACCCCTCGAGGACCTCCCCTCGAGGGGCACCCAGGCG is a window encoding:
- the rsmF gene encoding 16S rRNA (cytosine(1407)-C(5))-methyltransferase RsmF, with protein sequence MLPKAFLSRMAELLGEEFPLFLRSLTEGERAYGLRVNTLKITPEDFKRIAPWPLRPIPWCPEGFYYPKDARPGPHPFFYAGLYYIQEPSAQAVGVLLDPQPGERVLDLAAAPGGKTTHLLARMGGRGLLLANEVDGRRVRGLLENVERWGGRLAVVQASPRSLAEAFGPYFHRVLLDAPCSGEGMFRKDPEAIRHWGPGAPRRASQVQKGLLSQAARLVGPGGVLVYSTCTFAPEENEGVVAHFLREHPGFQLEEARYHPLFAPGVPEWGDGNPELSKTARLWPHRLEGEGHFLARFRKEGGSWGTPPKERIPPLSQEARKALAAFLEEAGLDLEGPIWERSGHLYLVPEGLPSLAGLKAPAPGLYLGLVQKGRFRPAKALALAFGATLPWPQLPQVALPPEDPRALALATGEGVAWEGEDLPLALLVLRTGAGEFPLDFGKAKAGVLRPVGVGL
- a CDS encoding 3-dehydroquinate synthase, whose translation is MQRLTVHNPVSYPILIGEGVLEELPPLEGPLALLYDRKVEGFAQKVAERLGVEHRLGLEGGEGAKTLAVYGQALSFLAQRALPRNTTLLVVGGGTLTDLGGFVAATYLRGIPYLSFPTTTLGVVDASVGGKTGINLPEGKNLVGAFHFPQGVYAELRTLKTLSPFTFKEGLVEAFKHGIISGEEGLLEVEGLTPENPCLEAYLAQAVGVKVRITQQDPTEKGERRLLNLGHTLGHALEAYTHHALPHGAAVAYGLLYAALLGKLLGGEDLTPLVLRLLRWLSPPPLPRVSWEDLLPYLLRDKKKVSENLHWVVPLGLGHLRVTPLPEATLEEAFGLWKEALEGFALFDQNP
- a CDS encoding shikimate kinase, translated to MTRLEIPRPATFISLTGFMGVGKSRIGRELARALMLHFIDLDRYIERRTGISIPDIFRHLGEEAFRGMEREAVGELLGKEYLVLSLGGGTFVDPENRRRLLARGPVVALWASPETILERATRKPGGRPLLQVENPLERIRTLLEARTPIYREAHVHVSTDNRKVEEVVEEIVEKLWSYAKANRP
- the aroC gene encoding chorismate synthase, yielding MRFLTAGESHGPELLAIIEGLPAGIPLTEEDIRPWLERRQKGYGRGRRMAIETDRVEFRAGVRAGRTTGAPVALAIKNADHRNWVEIMDPAPGNAPRKKALTAARPGHADLPGGMKYGHKDLRDVLERASARETAMRVAVGAVALKFLSLLGVEGTGYVPGMAGVWAQVPFSWDLVPRIEESPLRMTDPEAEAEVIRRIDQAKAEGDTLGGVIEARFRGLVPGLGSHVHWDRKLDGRLAQMALSIPAVKGMEIGPAFQNAMKRGSEVHDPIYWSPDRGFYRKTNRAGGLEGGMTTGEELILRAALKPIATLMKPLPTVDVVTHEPADAARERSDVTAVPAASVILCALSAIVLAQAYLEKFGGDTLEEVQERVDRYKARVLAY
- a CDS encoding secretin N-terminal domain-containing protein; translated protein: MALGMGALAGSLPQEPRFDAKVDLKVSESQVRAGLTLPLDVVLEALARSVGLQPLIYRAYDLTGDPAKAQPPLPNIKLDFQGKPFREVWDLLFATYGTQFNLDYLFLPPDVVVVAPTQVITALVDAPSRTGAAERKPYLVAIPEIAYRRTETDAQGQARTLVNIEGAKGWVQNDLLPFLSREAAGLSVNWIVVEEGSKLKALLSVLATPEQHLRFSDILQRAGIDFRPLPALTLPKPRVERTYTLTHATFSELSAFLQNQVPNAQIAVVPTDPKRALITATEEDHARLSELLKAADVPKPTPVVRRVYSLQNLTFPEAQERLKPLLDKELKGARLEAVPGNPKALLLEATEADQALFAEILKAADVPPQVAPPTQEATARRLYPLRFADAEKVAPFLAREVPGIVVQTVPGQPVLSVRGTEKQLAEVENLLAQIDRAPEQGPPVFQRSYQLSNAKASELAKVLQEALQARQAQAPQGQAQPQAPARQATVVADERTNTLIVTGTQEDLALVEGLIPRLDQAVPQVNLRVRIQEVQSNFTRNLGLKWNTIAGGNVAASILDTGLSLIFDSTRSLAALNIIATLEALQRQGLSRALRDVNQTVLNNQTARLQSGETFLIRRVVGDRVERVPFDIGIIVEVTPQITADGQILLNIKAEVSGNVQRNPVDGDVDRFTKQVVTTTLRVRDGQTVVLGGLTSQENNQVQQGVPLLMDIPLIGELFKQRTQETTDRELLVVITADILKETASR
- a CDS encoding competence protein; translated protein: MKSLLPRLAEAWRNLPQSTKLLLAGLLLVGAVTLWYVGFYLPAQVPLQGQPTPSQPPAPSPGAEAPRAIEAPPIPPLAETPSQGQPTKSGPEAPSSQTPPKAPQATSSPPLPVPKVQQEAPLPNPFVPLVVEAPASPPVPSPAPAPRPAPVPTGAPIRVTQGTPLPTPSVPSQPRPLPGSQGALPAPKVLAPALRAEAPKAQVEAVPVLTPPAGLVEAPLPRAPQTPKEEAKAAPSPAPPPTPPKTPLQTLVEEKGLRLAGTLLGPVSVAILESKEGYLVLPAGSPLPGSEAVLRRIESDRVVLALKDESLEIALENTQAGGGQ
- a CDS encoding type 4a pilus biogenesis protein PilO, which produces MLARLGQREWALIAIALTLVVALLWYFLLITPMRQETETVRQEINALIPERDRGRQAQRALPELRAAIAELQAERQAFLRALPKEERLSQVLNEILTEAIRSGVTVRSFTRSPTSAPVPEVRAVNLALSLEAPFPETYAYLRRLEGLSRFSSLSGLNLSVQGQDLNPLLSTSLTLTLYMLAKDLGQPEGATQTQAAPPPPAAQGGGR
- a CDS encoding flagellar protein FliT; this translates as MIRLNLLPKNLRRRVEPGWWRLAAGAFALLVLSLLGFLHYTAYTELTLAKQERDALKAEVEALKPFIAEQNRLVQERKALEALLAIRESLKKNFVPWSEYLAAFIRQIPQEGGRLPVALRSVGTRAIPEDEANRMAQAGTYDGKKVRVEFTLQGEALNQNALVNFVRSFEASPRFGIEFQGASLDQNRGLYTFSARVGLVGGGESAR
- the pilM gene encoding type IV pilus assembly protein PilM; this translates as MLSGFSKLFQPRVEALGLEIGAAHLKLVELSGNPPALRALATRPTPPGTLVEGVIAEPQALAQELKELLAEARTKKRYVVTAVPNPSVILRTLQVPKMPLKEMEEAVRWEAERYIPFPIDEVVLDFAPLDPLAEVAEGEQVEVMVGAARQEAVASLLEALRGAGLTPIVLDVKPFAGLYPLEAQLSSDPEGVSVAVEIGAESTSLVLLRGDRPLAVRILTLSGKDFTEAIGKSFGLDFLTAEEVKRTYGLATIPTEDEELLLDFDAERERYSPAKIYDAIRPILVELTQEIRRSLEFFRVQLGDVQPEVGYLYGGGSRLRGLSTLLTDTLGVNFTVPDPWQGIQVDPKRFDLEKLREMGPEFLVPVGLALRGVMPLD